The Alphaproteobacteria bacterium genome contains the following window.
GCCAGTGTGGATTTTAAAGCGTACGCCAGAAATGATGGCAAGCTTAAAAGGTTCCGAAAAGAAGCTGGCCGATCCTGATTCGAAGAACCATTACAATATGGCGATGCCGAGTTATTGCGAAAAGGCATCTCGTTCCCGTAAAGAGCACAGTGAGATTCTCGTTGCCTTGGGCGTATGTTCACATTTAGGTTGCTCACCTAACTCCAGATTTGAACACGGTGCTCAACCTTCTCTCCCTGAAGATTGGACTGGTGGATTCCTCTGCCCATGCCATGGTTCTACATTCGATCTAGCTGGCCGGGTATTTATGAATAAACCAGCACCACAAAATCTGGATGTGCCTCCGCACATGTACCTGTCAGATACAAAAATCATCATCGGCAAGGATGAGAAAGGCGAGGCTACTTAATCATGGCATTTGTTGAGAAAAAACTTCCGGATGACGCATCTGTCGTCGATAAATCCTTAAATTGGATAGATTCCCGTTTTCCGCTGACTAAATTGTGGAATGATCAATGGGGTCAGTACTACGCTCCTAAGAACTTTAATTTTTGGTATATCTTTGGCTCCTTAGCCATGTTGGTGTTGGTCATCCAGATTGTGACTGGAATCTTCCTAGTGATGCACTATAAGCCAGATGCTAATTTAGCTTTCGCTTCGGTGGAGTACATCATGCGCGAAGTGCCTTCAGGTTGGTTGGTGCGGTATATGCATTCAACTGGGGCGTCATGCTTTTTTATTATTGTTTATTTGCATATGACTCGTGCGCTTCTCTACGGTTCATATCGTAAGCCTCGTGAATTGATTTGGTTGTTTGGCTTTGGAATTTTCCTGTGCTTAATGGCTGAGGGCTTCTTTGGTTACCTCCTACCTTGGGGACAGATGTCCTATTGGGGTGCGCAGGTTATCGTTAATTTGTTTGGCTCGATTCCCTTTATTGGCTCAGATTTATCTTTATGGATACGTGGCGACTATGTCGTGTCTGACGCAACCTTGAACCGTTTCTTTTCCTTCCATGTCATTGCGATCCCTCT
Protein-coding sequences here:
- a CDS encoding cytochrome bc complex cytochrome b subunit produces the protein MMAFVEKKLPDDASVVDKSLNWIDSRFPLTKLWNDQWGQYYAPKNFNFWYIFGSLAMLVLVIQIVTGIFLVMHYKPDANLAFASVEYIMREVPSGWLVRYMHSTGASCFFIIVYLHMTRALLYGSYRKPRELIWLFGFGIFLCLMAEGFFGYLLPWGQMSYWGAQVIVNLFGSIPFIGSDLSLWIRGDYVVSDATLNRFFSFHVIAIPL
- the petA gene encoding ubiquinol-cytochrome c reductase iron-sulfur subunit produces the protein MSIEKQVDPGRRGLLVATCAAGGVAGLTTAGALVSTFAPSEKAKAAGSPVEVDISSLQPGNLLTTEWRGKPVWILKRTPEMMASLKGSEKKLADPDSKNHYNMAMPSYCEKASRSRKEHSEILVALGVCSHLGCSPNSRFEHGAQPSLPEDWTGGFLCPCHGSTFDLAGRVFMNKPAPQNLDVPPHMYLSDTKIIIGKDEKGEAT